A single window of Phycisphaeraceae bacterium DNA harbors:
- a CDS encoding 3-hydroxybutyryl-CoA dehydrogenase (converts (S)-3-hydroxybutanoyl-CoA to 3-acetoacetyl-CoA), with amino-acid sequence MSDVGVKKVAVVGGGQMGGGIAQVAAVAGFEAVVFDASAQQLERCRATHQKLLARAVEKGKMSQGDADATLKRVAYVETMDGMKGADWVVEAVVEDAKVKKEIFRNLAALFTDERVVLATNTSSISITEIAAATGGAASRVVGMHFFYPVPVMGLVEVIKGLQTSDEVVERTIKLSEAFGKTPLKANDRAGFVSNRVLMPMINEAFYALMEGVAEPEAIDGIMKLGCNFPMGPLRLADFIGLDTCAHIMDVLAEGLNSERYRPCPLLRQFVTAGRLGDKSGRGVFEYAKK; translated from the coding sequence ATGTCCGATGTCGGCGTGAAGAAGGTTGCGGTCGTGGGCGGCGGGCAGATGGGCGGGGGGATCGCGCAGGTCGCCGCCGTCGCCGGGTTCGAGGCGGTCGTGTTCGACGCGTCGGCCCAGCAACTCGAGCGCTGCCGCGCCACGCACCAGAAGCTCCTTGCGCGGGCCGTCGAGAAGGGCAAGATGTCCCAGGGAGACGCCGACGCGACCCTGAAGCGCGTCGCCTATGTCGAGACCATGGACGGCATGAAGGGCGCCGATTGGGTCGTGGAAGCGGTCGTCGAGGACGCGAAGGTCAAGAAGGAGATCTTCCGGAACCTCGCCGCGCTCTTCACCGACGAACGCGTGGTGCTCGCGACGAACACGAGTTCGATCAGCATCACCGAGATCGCCGCGGCGACCGGCGGCGCTGCGTCGCGCGTGGTCGGCATGCACTTCTTCTACCCCGTGCCCGTGATGGGGCTGGTCGAGGTCATCAAGGGCCTGCAGACGAGCGACGAGGTCGTCGAGCGCACGATCAAGTTGAGCGAGGCGTTCGGCAAGACGCCCCTCAAGGCCAACGATCGCGCCGGCTTCGTGAGCAACCGCGTGCTGATGCCCATGATCAACGAGGCGTTCTACGCGCTGATGGAGGGCGTCGCCGAGCCCGAGGCGATCGACGGCATCATGAAACTCGGCTGCAACTTCCCCATGGGCCCGCTGCGCCTGGCCGACTTCATCGGCCTCGACACCTGCGCGCACATCATGGATGTTCTGGCCGAGGGGCTCAACAGCGAGCGCTACCGCCCGTGCCCCCTGCTGCGCCAGTTCGTGACGGCGGGGCGTCTTGGCGACAAGTCCGGTCGCGGCGTGTTCGAGTACGCGAAGAAGTAA
- a CDS encoding PAS domain S-box protein: MSDTNHRLTLISPARIALIYALFAVLWILLSDRALHVMGLEPERSSRIQTVKGVVFVLGSAVLLFVLTRAATGQARRAERLAQEHDERYRGLVETSPDGVFISSDRKIVFVNPAFARMLGAATPDDLLGRDVLSFIHPDYHEIVRDRIRRLYENHEAVPLIQERFQHADGSWVPVEIAASPFTYEGRPAAQVVVRDVSERARAERALRESEHRFRKMAANIPGAIFRYILAPDGTDRLDYMSPGCLAIWEADAEEIGKSASLLWEVIDADYVEGMKESVELSATTGQPWSFAWRITTRAGTRKWLQGFGHPERFPDGSVVWDSVIFDITENKQAQEAMHAAERRLNFVLQNSTDGFLIIDSRFLIRTANPAFDRMVGQPAGSSVGKGLFEVLPKSVDSMWKRLFQAVIETGKAERVESYCEVLEKWFDARVSPAQDGLAIFLSDITDRKRAEQRQQLMMRELDHRVKNNLAAVLAITESSLRDADSLDQFSKSFVGRIRAMAAMHSLLAEQRWEGVGLLSMLHKVVAPYATDHSPNRISMTGPDLLLPSNAAPAICMTVHELATNAAKHGALSSEHGRVEIAWEFDPNSRDFRFRWAERAGPPVPENIEPGFGMDLLQGVVPYELDGETTVRFTREGLEATIFVPGASMRAAAVISHPTPEASS, encoded by the coding sequence AACGCTCGAGCCGCATTCAGACGGTCAAGGGCGTTGTGTTCGTGCTCGGGTCGGCGGTTCTGCTGTTCGTGCTCACGCGCGCCGCGACCGGGCAGGCCCGGCGCGCCGAGCGCCTCGCGCAGGAGCACGACGAGCGGTACCGCGGGCTGGTGGAGACCTCTCCCGACGGGGTGTTCATCAGTTCGGACCGCAAGATCGTGTTCGTGAACCCAGCGTTTGCGCGGATGCTCGGCGCCGCCACCCCCGACGACCTCCTCGGGCGCGATGTCCTCTCGTTCATCCATCCCGACTATCACGAGATCGTGCGCGATCGGATCAGGCGACTGTACGAGAATCACGAGGCTGTTCCTCTGATCCAGGAACGCTTCCAGCACGCCGACGGGAGCTGGGTCCCGGTGGAAATCGCCGCGAGCCCCTTCACCTACGAGGGCCGGCCCGCTGCGCAGGTCGTGGTGCGCGATGTCTCGGAGCGCGCCCGCGCCGAACGCGCTCTGCGCGAGAGCGAGCATCGCTTCCGCAAGATGGCCGCCAACATCCCCGGCGCGATCTTTCGGTACATCCTCGCCCCCGACGGGACGGATCGGCTCGACTACATGAGCCCAGGGTGCCTCGCGATCTGGGAGGCCGATGCGGAGGAGATCGGCAAGAGCGCCTCCCTGCTGTGGGAGGTGATCGACGCGGACTATGTCGAAGGGATGAAGGAGTCGGTCGAGTTGTCGGCGACCACCGGCCAGCCCTGGTCGTTCGCGTGGCGCATCACGACGCGAGCGGGGACGCGCAAGTGGCTTCAGGGATTCGGGCATCCCGAGCGATTCCCCGACGGTTCCGTCGTGTGGGACAGCGTGATCTTCGATATCACCGAGAACAAGCAGGCGCAGGAAGCGATGCACGCGGCGGAGCGCCGGCTGAACTTCGTGCTGCAGAACAGCACAGACGGCTTCCTGATCATCGATTCCCGGTTCCTCATCCGCACCGCGAACCCCGCCTTCGACCGCATGGTCGGGCAGCCGGCGGGTTCGTCGGTTGGGAAAGGCCTTTTCGAGGTGCTGCCCAAGTCCGTCGATTCGATGTGGAAACGACTCTTTCAAGCCGTGATCGAGACGGGCAAGGCAGAGCGGGTCGAGAGTTACTGCGAAGTGCTCGAGAAATGGTTCGACGCTCGCGTCAGCCCCGCGCAGGACGGGTTGGCCATCTTCCTCAGCGACATCACCGATCGCAAACGCGCCGAGCAGCGCCAGCAGCTGATGATGCGCGAGCTCGACCATCGCGTGAAGAACAACCTCGCGGCGGTCCTCGCGATCACCGAGAGCTCGCTGCGCGACGCCGACTCGCTCGATCAGTTCTCCAAGTCCTTCGTCGGGCGCATCCGCGCCATGGCCGCCATGCACTCCCTGCTCGCGGAGCAGCGCTGGGAGGGCGTGGGGCTCCTCAGCATGCTCCACAAGGTCGTCGCTCCGTACGCGACCGACCATTCTCCCAACCGGATCTCGATGACCGGGCCCGATCTGCTGCTGCCCAGCAACGCCGCCCCGGCGATCTGCATGACCGTCCACGAGCTCGCCACCAACGCCGCCAAGCACGGGGCGCTCTCCTCGGAACACGGGCGCGTCGAGATCGCCTGGGAATTCGACCCGAACTCACGCGATTTCCGCTTCCGCTGGGCCGAGCGGGCCGGGCCCCCGGTCCCCGAGAACATCGAGCCCGGCTTCGGCATGGACCTCCTCCAAGGCGTCGTCCCCTACGAGCTCGACGGCGAGACCACCGTCCGCTTTACACGCGAGGGACTCGAAGCGACAATCTTCGTACCAGGCGCCTCGATGCGCGCGGCGGCAGTGATCTCGCACCCAACGCCGGAGGCATCGAGCTAA
- a CDS encoding mechanosensitive ion channel produces MTQTEQAARVGPVVEAVEATMTRTLTEIGVLALGALIALAAQFALRRVLTQVAKRTPFGLDSILIRHLDWPTRLLIPTLVMLSMSTPMALGGYVGAVRHALSLALIGGVAWAVVAAINALEEFLLSRYDMSVSDNLNARSKHTQLRVVVRTIEIFAIVVAIAVMLMTFPRVRELGTSLLASAGLAGLVVGLSARPLLENIIAGLQIALTEPIRLDDVVIVSGEWGRVEEITATYVVVRIWDQRRLIVPLSHFLTNPFQNWTRTSAEMLGTAFLFLDYRAPIDAIRAELQRLCDASDKWDKRVCVVQVTDTKQREIEVRLLVSAANSGDLWDLRCAVREGILTFLQREHPEALPTTRVAWEDGKTTLREVEPGPDHPRG; encoded by the coding sequence ATGACACAGACAGAGCAGGCAGCCCGGGTCGGGCCCGTCGTGGAAGCGGTCGAGGCCACGATGACCCGAACACTGACCGAAATCGGCGTGCTGGCGCTGGGGGCGCTGATCGCGCTGGCGGCGCAGTTCGCGCTGCGCCGGGTGCTGACACAGGTCGCGAAGCGGACGCCCTTCGGGCTGGACAGCATCCTGATCCGGCATCTGGACTGGCCCACGCGCCTGCTGATCCCCACGCTGGTGATGCTCTCGATGAGCACGCCCATGGCGCTGGGCGGGTATGTCGGGGCGGTGCGCCACGCGCTGTCGCTGGCGCTGATCGGGGGCGTCGCGTGGGCGGTCGTGGCGGCGATCAACGCGCTCGAGGAGTTCCTGCTCTCACGCTACGACATGAGCGTGAGCGACAACCTGAACGCGCGCAGCAAGCACACGCAGTTGCGCGTCGTGGTGCGCACGATCGAGATCTTCGCGATCGTGGTGGCGATCGCGGTGATGCTGATGACCTTCCCTCGCGTGCGCGAGCTGGGCACGAGTCTGCTGGCGTCGGCCGGGCTGGCCGGGCTGGTGGTGGGCCTCTCGGCCCGGCCCCTGCTCGAGAACATCATCGCGGGCCTGCAGATCGCGCTGACCGAGCCGATCCGGCTGGACGATGTGGTGATCGTCTCCGGGGAATGGGGGCGGGTCGAAGAGATCACCGCGACCTATGTCGTGGTGCGGATCTGGGACCAGCGCCGTCTCATCGTGCCCCTGTCGCACTTCCTGACGAACCCCTTCCAGAACTGGACGCGCACGAGCGCCGAGATGCTGGGGACCGCGTTCCTCTTCCTGGATTATCGGGCGCCGATCGACGCGATCCGGGCCGAGCTGCAGCGCTTGTGCGACGCGAGCGACAAGTGGGACAAACGAGTGTGCGTCGTGCAGGTGACCGACACGAAGCAGCGCGAGATCGAGGTGCGTCTGCTGGTGTCGGCGGCGAACTCGGGGGACCTCTGGGACCTGCGCTGCGCCGTGCGCGAGGGCATCCTGACCTTCCTGCAGCGAGAGCACCCCGAGGCGCTGCCCACGACGAGGGTTGCGTGGGAAGATGGGAAGACCACGCTCCGAGAAGTCGAGCCGGGGCCCGATCATCCCCGGGGATGA
- a CDS encoding SDR family oxidoreductase, with amino-acid sequence MTSTATHTALVTGANRGIGLELVRTLRSRGYAVIGTARDPDDASELKAAASETLRLDHADPESVRALARTLGDRPIDLHINNAGVGDEPGTLDDLDCDALETFFRVNAIGPMRVTQALLPNIRAGSAGEGGTVVNISTIMSSIATTGAGYYGYRASKAALNMLAKLASLDLASDGVMVVNLHPGWVQTRMGGENAAITPKESAEGLVRVIENLTDDMRGGLYDYRGERIPW; translated from the coding sequence ATGACCAGCACGGCCACACACACCGCGCTCGTGACCGGCGCCAACCGCGGCATCGGGCTCGAACTCGTCCGCACGCTCCGCTCACGGGGATACGCCGTCATCGGGACCGCTCGCGATCCCGACGACGCTTCCGAACTCAAGGCCGCCGCGTCCGAGACGCTGCGGCTCGACCACGCCGATCCGGAGAGCGTGCGCGCTCTCGCGCGGACGCTGGGCGACAGGCCCATCGACCTGCACATCAACAACGCCGGCGTCGGCGACGAGCCGGGAACGCTCGACGACCTCGACTGCGACGCGCTCGAGACCTTCTTCCGCGTCAACGCCATCGGCCCCATGCGAGTGACGCAGGCCCTCCTGCCCAACATCCGCGCGGGCAGCGCGGGCGAGGGCGGCACGGTCGTCAACATCTCCACCATCATGAGCAGCATCGCCACCACCGGCGCCGGCTACTACGGCTATCGCGCCAGCAAGGCCGCCCTCAACATGCTCGCCAAACTCGCCTCCCTCGACCTCGCTTCCGACGGCGTGATGGTCGTCAACCTGCACCCGGGCTGGGTCCAGACGCGTATGGGCGGAGAGAACGCCGCGATCACCCCGAAGGAGAGCGCCGAGGGCCTCGTCCGCGTGATCGAGAACCTCACCGATGACATGCGCGGGGGGCTGTATGACTACAGGGGGGAGCGAATCCCTTGGTGA
- a CDS encoding thiolase family protein, giving the protein MSDRTPVIVAAKRTPIGKFMGGLSKVPSPVLGSYAIEGALADAPAAKDHIQEVVMGCVLQAGVGQNPARQAALKAGLPDSMNCWTVNKVCGSGLQAAMLIAQAIKAGDIDAGVAGGLESMSLAPHMVYARAGIKYGDAKLVDHMAADGLTCAFECWPMGNAAEHTASQFKITRDEQDAWSVRSNLRAAEATKNGWFKHEIVALSAEQVMSRQGGVEHDEGFRADTSAETLAKLRPAFDKAGSVTAGNASQISDGAAALVIMTEKKANELGLKILARIASYSTAGVAPKDLFTAPGKAVPAALAKIGKTVNDVDLFEINEAFAAQALANMKAAEINPEKVNVCGGAVALGHPIGASGARVLTTLVHQMNRLDKKRGVAALCLGGGNAVAMVIER; this is encoded by the coding sequence ATGTCCGACCGCACGCCCGTGATCGTCGCCGCCAAGCGCACCCCAATCGGCAAGTTCATGGGGGGGCTCTCGAAGGTCCCCTCGCCCGTGCTCGGCTCGTACGCGATCGAGGGCGCCCTCGCCGACGCCCCCGCCGCCAAAGACCACATCCAGGAAGTGGTCATGGGCTGCGTCCTGCAGGCCGGCGTGGGCCAGAACCCGGCGCGCCAGGCCGCTCTCAAGGCCGGGCTGCCCGACTCCATGAACTGCTGGACCGTCAACAAGGTCTGCGGCTCGGGCCTCCAGGCCGCGATGCTCATCGCGCAGGCCATCAAGGCCGGCGACATCGACGCCGGCGTCGCGGGCGGGCTCGAGTCCATGTCCCTCGCGCCCCACATGGTCTACGCGCGCGCCGGGATCAAGTACGGCGACGCCAAACTCGTCGACCACATGGCCGCCGACGGGCTCACCTGCGCCTTCGAGTGCTGGCCCATGGGCAACGCCGCCGAGCACACCGCCAGCCAGTTCAAGATCACGCGCGACGAGCAGGACGCCTGGTCCGTCCGCTCCAACCTGCGCGCCGCCGAGGCGACCAAGAACGGCTGGTTCAAGCACGAGATCGTCGCGCTCAGCGCCGAGCAGGTCATGTCGCGCCAGGGCGGCGTCGAGCACGACGAGGGCTTCCGCGCCGACACCAGCGCCGAGACCCTCGCCAAACTCCGCCCCGCGTTCGACAAGGCCGGCTCCGTCACCGCCGGCAACGCGAGCCAGATCTCCGACGGCGCCGCGGCCCTGGTCATCATGACCGAGAAGAAGGCCAACGAACTCGGTCTGAAGATCCTCGCGCGCATCGCGTCGTACAGCACCGCCGGCGTCGCGCCCAAGGACCTCTTCACCGCGCCGGGCAAGGCCGTCCCCGCCGCCCTCGCGAAGATCGGCAAGACCGTCAACGACGTCGACCTCTTCGAGATCAACGAGGCCTTCGCGGCACAGGCCCTCGCCAACATGAAGGCCGCCGAGATCAACCCCGAGAAGGTCAACGTCTGCGGCGGCGCGGTCGCGCTCGGCCACCCCATCGGCGCGTCGGGCGCGCGCGTGCTCACCACCCTCGTGCACCAGATGAACCGTCTCGACAAGAAGCGCGGCGTCGCGGCCCTGTGCCTGGGCGGCGGCAACGCGGTCGCGATGGTCATCGAGCGCTGA
- a CDS encoding DUF1328 domain-containing protein → MLRWAVVFFIVAIIAAIFGFGGIAGAATDIAKILFFIFLILFLVGLVMGLVRGKSGPAV, encoded by the coding sequence ATGCTCCGCTGGGCAGTCGTTTTCTTCATCGTCGCGATCATCGCCGCTATCTTCGGCTTCGGAGGCATCGCCGGCGCAGCCACCGATATCGCGAAGATCCTGTTCTTCATCTTCCTCATCCTGTTCCTCGTCGGGCTCGTCATGGGCCTGGTGAGGGGCAAGTCGGGCCCGGCAGTCTGA
- a CDS encoding response regulator codes for MACFSIEQLNPLRGMRLLLVEDDFLIAQSIKRMLEDFGCEVVGPVPSLDEATRIASSPEVEGAVLDVNIKGGNSGVIARALERRGAPYLFITGYTSPPLNEVDLLDRTRLLKPIDQNTLRSALLTEFFPEN; via the coding sequence ATGGCCTGCTTCAGCATCGAACAACTCAACCCCCTCCGAGGCATGCGACTCCTCCTCGTCGAGGACGACTTCCTCATCGCCCAGTCCATCAAGAGGATGCTCGAGGACTTCGGCTGCGAGGTCGTCGGCCCCGTCCCCTCCCTCGACGAAGCCACGCGCATCGCCTCGTCCCCCGAGGTCGAGGGCGCCGTGCTCGATGTCAACATCAAGGGGGGCAACTCCGGAGTGATCGCCCGCGCCCTCGAGCGGCGCGGCGCCCCCTACCTCTTCATCACCGGGTACACCAGCCCGCCGCTCAACGAGGTCGATCTGCTCGACCGCACGCGCTTGCTCAAGCCCATCGACCAGAACACGCTGCGATCGGCCCTGCTCACCGAGTTCTTCCCCGAGAACTGA
- a CDS encoding vanadium-dependent haloperoxidase, translating to MHRTALKACAGLALAMSCTAHGDVINDWNSAYRDAIRVMGGGPGHISRIGAIMNVAMYDAVNSINTTHTQYRNRIGGYEQASMEAAIAQAAHRVLSATASLTPELQTQYDNLLASHLSSIGDANARNLGIALANQIADDMLPWCDTDGWDNEIKYTPGAAPGNWNPTFPNFSDPYGPHWGNVRPWTMDQGDQFRPPEAPALTSERYTQDFNQVKELGARNSATRTADQTEIAYFWANDMDGTFKPPGHLNYITQVVADDQNLSLQDKARLFAMVSVAMGDAAIVAWDAKYNTDMDLWRPIEGIRRADEDGNADTISDPTWEALAMYTPPFPAYTSGHATFAGVHAGVMAAFFGSDNISFTIGTDDPDAIGVLRSFDSFSQAAFENAISRVYLGVHWWFDGEFGLESGYNLADWISANYFQLIPAPGATLALGGMLGVAALRRRR from the coding sequence ATGCACAGAACTGCTTTGAAGGCGTGCGCCGGTTTGGCGCTCGCGATGTCGTGCACGGCGCACGGCGATGTGATCAACGACTGGAACAGCGCCTACCGCGATGCGATCCGCGTCATGGGAGGCGGCCCGGGCCACATCTCGCGCATCGGCGCGATCATGAACGTGGCGATGTACGACGCGGTGAACTCGATCAACACGACGCACACCCAGTATCGCAACCGCATCGGCGGCTACGAGCAGGCGTCGATGGAGGCCGCGATCGCGCAGGCGGCGCACCGCGTGCTGAGCGCAACGGCGAGTCTGACGCCGGAACTGCAGACGCAGTACGACAACCTGCTCGCGTCGCACCTGAGCTCGATCGGCGACGCGAACGCGCGCAACCTGGGCATCGCGCTGGCGAATCAGATCGCCGACGACATGCTGCCCTGGTGCGACACGGACGGGTGGGACAACGAGATCAAGTACACGCCCGGCGCCGCCCCCGGGAACTGGAACCCCACCTTCCCGAACTTCAGCGACCCCTACGGCCCGCACTGGGGCAATGTCCGTCCCTGGACGATGGATCAGGGCGATCAGTTCCGCCCGCCCGAGGCGCCCGCGCTCACCAGCGAGCGCTACACGCAGGACTTCAACCAGGTGAAGGAACTCGGCGCGCGCAACAGCGCGACGCGCACCGCCGACCAGACCGAGATCGCCTATTTCTGGGCGAACGACATGGACGGCACCTTCAAGCCGCCGGGACACCTCAACTACATCACCCAGGTCGTCGCCGACGACCAGAACCTGTCCCTGCAGGACAAGGCGCGACTGTTCGCGATGGTCAGCGTCGCGATGGGCGACGCGGCGATCGTCGCGTGGGACGCCAAGTACAACACCGACATGGATCTGTGGCGCCCCATCGAGGGCATCCGGCGCGCCGACGAAGACGGCAACGCGGACACCATCTCCGACCCGACCTGGGAGGCCCTCGCGATGTACACGCCCCCCTTCCCGGCGTACACCTCGGGACACGCCACCTTCGCCGGCGTGCACGCCGGCGTGATGGCGGCCTTCTTCGGCTCAGACAACATCTCGTTCACCATCGGCACCGACGACCCGGACGCGATCGGCGTGCTGCGCTCGTTCGACTCGTTCAGCCAGGCGGCGTTCGAGAACGCGATCAGCCGCGTGTATCTGGGCGTGCACTGGTGGTTCGACGGCGAGTTCGGTCTCGAGAGCGGATACAACCTCGCCGACTGGATCTCGGCCAACTACTTCCAGCTGATCCCGGCGCCCGGCGCCACCCTCGCGCTGGGCGGGATGCTCGGCGTCGCGGCCCTGCGCCGACGCCGCTGA